AAAGACTTCATCAGGAAGAGAATCTTTCTCCCTAAACTACAAAATGAGCATTAACATATCAGGACAACAACATCAAGGGCAATGAAACAGTAACGAGAATCCAAGAAACTAAAGAACTTGGccttcaaaaaaccaaaaacgagcagaaaaaaataaagtagttGTAACTAAAGAGCACAAGGAAGAGTGGAAAGAAAGAGAATACCAGGGGAGATCGCTGGAGCAGGATGATCCTCACGATAAAGACTATGCCCAAAGTAACGGgaataattttcttaatatttcttCTAGCCGTCCATGTGTTGATGGGGCGGGGGTTGGCGTATGGTCTCATCATTTTCTTGGAGAGAAGAGGATGAGACTCAGAGGTGgtctaaagaaagaaataactaATTGTGGCGGTTGAAGGGAGGGAACGAATGCTTTAAGTAACTAATTCTGTTATTTCCGGTACTCCTCCTCCTGCtacaaaatttcattaataaatatttaaaacttagtgaaatatatttgtttataaatatttaaaacttagTGAAATatattcctcctcctcctgcatTGAAACTCAGTGGAAAGttactaataaagaaaaacaagataacTTGTTGATGTTGTAAGAATTGCATAAATTGATTCCGTAGATCTTGAGTAGTGAAAAAAGggcattaattatttttgtattttaaaagtgttttaaaaaaaattaatttttttttatgttttttgttttaaattaatatatttttggtgtttgtagatcattttgatatgttaatataaaaaataatttttaaaaaataaaaaaattttaatttgtgagctgcaaaaaaataaaatgaaatgaatattGATAACAAAACATTTAGACCatctaacacaaaaaaaaaaaaaaaaaaggaggaagaacAAAAATTAGCGTAAATGACCTGTtgttagaaaaatttaaaatgaaagatttgggagctgcaaaataaatggaaatcaCGAGAGACGGAAGTAATAGTACCTTGAAGAACATGGTTTTCACCTATTTTCAAGCCTTAAAGTCTCAACAATAGAATCGATGAAAATACATTAGAATCGATCAAAATACATTACCATGCGAGACCGACAAAGTAGATTGAGAACTACAATTTGAAGCTTAATCTGGTCctttttacatttaattttgttgtaatttcaacatttcattttcaattttgctATGGCTAGTACTCTTGTCCTTCACCGTTACAAGCAGTCTTGAATCTTGCCGGCAACAGGTACATTCTTAACGATGTTTTAATCGGCAACTGACGGAGTGAATTCTGACCTCCGTGCACCAAGACGAGATTAGGAGTTCATTCCGGACAAACCTTGCTGTATCTTCTGCCGCTCGGGAACGGGTTCCAGACAGCATTCTGTTTCTGATCATACCAGATTTTCCCAAACCTAGTTTCCCTTTAGATTCGTTGGATCATAGTTATATCAAGAACCACAAGTGAAGTTGCCATTCTGGCCAGGCTTCACGatctttttcaaagttttctatCCATAGCACCATTAAAAACACAAACTGAGTGAAAAAGAACATGTGattctttgatttatatatagatGCCAGAAAtgggataatatatatataatttttcctaTCTACAATGAAAGAAATTACCTTCTGATGCTCAAACACTCTAATTTTCTTCAATCAACAATCTCAAAcaagaattttattgtttcctgtCACACGCAGGCAAACCAAACCAGTCTTCTTTTATGCACCCATACGGATAATACACCTCGGGCCAGCTCCACTAAGCATGTACTCGAAAGCCTTGTTGATTTCTGAGAAAGTTCAACGATGTTCGTATCAGTAACTAACTGATGGAGTGAATTCTGAACTCTGTGCACCAATATGAAATTTGGAGTTCATTCCTGACAAACCTTACTGTACCTTCTGCCGCTCGGTAATGGATTCCGAATAGCATTCTGTTTCTGACTAGACCACATTTGGCCATGCCTAATTTCCCTTTAGGTTCATTGGAACAGAGTAATCTCTAGAACCAGAAGTGAAAATGCCAATCTGGCCTggcttcaagatttttttttcaatgttttcgTATCCATAGCACCGTGAAAGACAAACTGAAAGAGACACAAAAAGCACTGAAAAAGTACAAgtgaaattttgatttatatatacatgCCAGAAATgggatattatatatatttttttgatctaCAATGAAAGAAATTACACACTGTTTTATCAAAAAATCTTGACACTCAAACACAGAAACTTTCTTTAATCAACAATCTcaaacatgaattttattgcTTCCTGTCACACCCAGGCAAACCAGACCAGTCTTCTTTTATGCACCCATACGGATAATACACCTCAGGCCAGCTCCACTAAGCATGTACTCGAAAGCCTTGTTTATTTCTGAGAAAGGGACTTCATGGGTGATGAATTTCTCTAGCTCCAGCTCCTGTCACATTACAACTAGATTAGTTAACAGTGCAGGAGattgcattaaaataaaaagaaggaatAACTACTGATTTCTTTCCCGTGACAGAAGTTTCAGAATTCAATGCAATTGTATTAGCATTGCACTACCAAAGAAGGTTAAGGATTTTCATTTTCACAATGTAAAGATGATAATTTAAGTTGATGTCTTGACCGCTTTTATCTTTAAGTTCACTCTAAGAAATACCAACAGGGCCACAATTCTAGTCTACTACAGGTGTAAGGATGGAAATGTATGTTCATACTGCATGCTGGATAAGATTAATGGGAACTCAGATTTACCTTGTTCATGAACTTCTCGACAACAGAAGGAAGGTCGGAGCGCGGTTTGTAGTTGCCGAAGAAGGTACCCTTGAGAGTCTTCTCATTCAGGACATTCATTGGATGGGTTTTGAAAGAATCATCTTTGTTCGGCACACCAACAAGTACAGCAACACCCCATCCATCATGGACGCATTCAAATGCAGAAATCATGGCATTGATGCTTCCAGTACACTCGACACTTCGATCAACTCCTCCATTGGTCATTTCAGCTATCACCTGAACACAGTAAATCAAAATTAGGACAGACGTAAAGGATTCGCCGATGCTGGTTGCTCAAAACACGACTCACTGTGTCACTTACCTCTTGAACAGGCTTGTCATGATCTTTTGGGTTCACAAACTCAGTGACACCAAACTTCTTGGCTgttgaaaaaacacaaatgaacATCAGGGAGCAATTACTATCACCAAGAATCAACATTAAGGCTACTTCAATGTATCAGTTTTGTGATATTTGCTATTAGACAGAGCAAAGCATCAATCAATAATTTAAGAGAAATGCGCAGCAGCCACAATGAACAACATTACAGCTTCTCTCACCTTCATCGAATCTATTGGAATTCAAATCGACACCAATGATTCTTGAAGCACCAGCAATCCGAGCCCCTTCAGCAGCCTAGATTAggaaaaagcaacaaaaacaagTTCTGCATTAGCACTACTAGCAGCTTGAGCAGAAGAAAATTATCATGCACCTAccagaataaaaaaactcaccGCAAGACCTACTGCTCCTAGTCCGAAAATGGCTATCGAAGAGCCTTTCTTTGGTTTTGCAACATTCAAGGTGGCACCAAGACCTACaagtcaaaaaaagaaatcacCATTACAAGAAAGCAACAAATCGCCCATTcaatgatttttatcaaatcgcGTAGTTCTCCCAACCTGTAGAGATTCCACAGCTGAGAACACAAACTTTGTCAAGAGGAGCAGCAGGATTGATCTTGGCAACACAGCCAACATGAACCACAGTGTACTCACTAAAGGTTGAGGTGCCAACAAAATGGTAAATGGGCTGCCCTCTGATCGAAAACCTTGACTTGCCATCATTCAGCATCACACCCCTGTCAGTGTTAATCCTAAGAAGATCACACATATTACTCTCTTCTGATTTGCAATGTCGGCATTCCTTACACTCTCCGGTGAAGACAGGAAGCACATGGTCACCGGGTTTGAGGTCTGTCACACCCTCCCCGACACTCTCAACAATCCTAAAAGCCAGGaggacaaaaaatcaaattagtcaCCTCAATTCATCACCATTACAACAGCCAAAACCTCCATCTAATCATGACCAATAATGGACTAACGGTTCAAATTCATACCCTCCTGCTTCATGACCAAATATTCGAGGAAACAATGGGGTTTGACCCTGCAATTTGACAGCCCATTTTTGTAAGCATAAATCTCTACTAGTATAACTTGTAAAAAGACCAATGAGCAGACATAATAATCACAATTGAAAATGCCGTCACCTTGGCTTCCCAGAAGTAAACATCAGTGTGGCAGAGGGAGGTAAAGAGGATCTTCAAACGAACCTCCATAGCTTGAGGAGGAGCCACCTCCACTTCTTCTATTACCAGTGGCTTCCCAGCTTCCCATGCCACAGCAGCTACAGATTAAGCAAAATGCATCCAGTCATTGCCAAACTTAAATGAGAAATCCAAAGACACAAAATGACAGCAGCACAAAGAACAAATCACAGACCCCACAAGGAATCATGAACTTTCTTGGTTACCTTTGCAACATATGACTTGACCAGCAGTggttgacattttttttctgtcttaAACGAACTTTAGACCCTTCTCTAAGGCTTCTTTGATTACTTTGCTCTGTTTCTTGAGTTGTGACAAGACAGGGTTGTCAGTGTAGGTATTTATAGTTGCAGAAGCATTATGTTGAccataaatttgaatattttttaaaagaaaaccatTTATGATCACTGCTGTTTCGTTTGTCCACTGTATTCGCTCTCTTGTTTGCAACAACGGCTCCCCCTGTTTCTACTCTGGCTTTCTGGTTGTGTCTGGTTTTGGCAAACTACAAACCAGTCCTCAAACTATTCTATACCTTTTAATGCAATCTGCAAAAACAATTTTGCAAATTTATCGTTCAAATGTCACTGGGTTTCTTTACAAAAAACATTCTAAGAAAAATAAGACTAGAGAGATTTGTAGTTTTGACAAACATTTGTCTGAGTTCACAAATTCTCAAActataagatttattttatttatgttatacaAAAATTCTCTagtgtagtgtttttttttttaattaatattacaatACCAAGTAGTTCTTGACacccaaaagaaaaattacatggTATGGAAACTATTTTCAAGTGATTGATTGTTTGATGGTAGAATTGTAAAAGAGTATATAGTCTtacatttaattgaaatatcTATCATAATTGAAGGATTGTTTTGCAATTAGCGTTTCTAGTTTTGTATTTCCAGTTGTGGTTTTGCTGTTTGTGTCTTTCCAAGTGGTTGTTGACCTTTTAGATTCTTGTAATACAGCCGGACTGACACTtacctttattaattttaaatgaagtGTTTAGGCTGCCAAAAGAATTTCTtttatagagagagaaacaTAGCCATTTTTCCAATGTCTCTGGAAAATTCAAAGAATATCTCATTTAAAATGATCTGAgaaattctttttgtttattttgcaaacgttttattctcatttttttcctcaaaaaaatGGTTGTAAATTACGAGTAATTGGAGGCATCtacaattaaaaagtaaaaaagtgtcttgttattttataattatggttttaaaactCTATCCTATTGTGATTTGAAAGTTTAGATTAggtaaagtaaaaataaaaatagaattaattgtGTAACCCGGTAAAAATCTTAAGttaaatcacaattttaaaggCAAGTAACACTTTACATCCTCAGGAATTTGTGtcagaaaaaaaagttaataaaaaatatttatttatttacaagactttattatatttgatataatgaattttttttggttgatttacAAAATCCGTTTTGACCAAAAATGCAAAGTATAACATTCAAAAACTTGGttgtaaagtaaaaatataatcaaaccaTAGAatgctcaaaatattttttttaaaaaatatattatttttattattttataaaattaaaaaattaaattgatctgAGTCACCATCCCGGACCTTGCTGTAAATTAGGATATCTACCATGTTGTGGTTTCAAATCTCTTGAGAGAATTATGAGTTTTTCTTGGTAAGTTACATTGTTTAGATTGAAAGTAAATGATATTGTATTGATCACTTTGAGGCTGCTGTAATTGCGTTAAAAGCaatgtttttaaagattttgaaaataatccttctgttttaaattatttttttatatgtaaaaaatattttaaaaataaaaaaaaactattttaatatatttacaggtaaaaaacatatttaaaaataatgtttattgcTTTTACTATGATGGTCATGTCTTTTACCACCGCAAGGTATTTGCACCAGGTAAGCTGAGTGATTCGCAGGGTAACATTAGAACCTAAAACTGTACTAATCTCAGACCTTTTTTGACAAGAAATGGGAATAAAGAATAGATGAGCCTTATGAGGATCATCAGTACTCAAACATGAAGAAGTAATGTTCACTTGCATATTTGCTCTTGAGCTTGTGATCAGTTGAGTGATAACATGTTGATGCGTTTGCACCAGGTACACAAACACCTTAAAATCCCTCTCCATTGCTGCATAATTCCGCAGGAAAGATGCTTCTCTTTGATAGATGTCACCAACTTGAATGGAAGCTTTTCATCTAGACGCTTCGTTTCGGTTCTTTTAAACTCGAGAAACAgtaaaaagattattaaaaaaggaGGTAAAAAAGAGGGGAAGATACCAGAAAAGATAGCAAGAAAATGATCAAAACAGGAACAAGAAATGGCAAGAAAGTCAAAGAGCAAGTGGTTACCActtgttaaagaaaaagatgatcACAAAGAATACCAGTGAAAAGAATACGACAGCTAAAAGTGCAATTCCTACGATATTACCACAGCAGAAAGCGCAAATCTTAACATAAAGGATTAAGACAGCAAGAAGGACCGCTCCTAGAAAATTCATGTTTCCAGGGTTATGATTAGCGGTTTGTAGGACATCAATGGCTTCTTCTTGGGGATCTTGTGCAGCGTGTTGGTCGATTTCAATGCCTCCTTGGGGATCATCAGTTTGATGGACATGAATGGCTTCATCACGGGGATCATATGCAGCGTGTATGTCGACGTCATTGCTGCCTCCTTCTTGGGGATCAGCAGTTTGGTGGAAAACAATGGCTTCTTCTTGGTGATCATGTGCAGCATGTTGGTGGACGTCCCTGCCTCCTCCTTGGGGACCATCATTAGTTTTTTGGACAACAATGGCTTCTTCTTGGTGGTCATGTGCATCGTGTTGGTGGACGCCACGGCCTCCTCCTTGGGGATCTTTTGAGGATTGGTTGTTAACGCTGCTGTCTTCAGAATCATCCGAGGATTGGTTCACAATGAAATGAACTTCATCTTGGAGATCGTCCGAGGGATAATCGGAGGGCAGCTCTTCAACGACAAAGTTATTTATACGTTCTTCTTCGGAATCGTCTGAGCTCGGGCCGTACCCTGGGAGGTGGTGGTTGAAACCGTTTCCGTTGttcatttcttgaattttcctttattttctttagaGCTAGCTAGAGGAAAGGAGAGGAGATTCTTTGTTGTTTAGTTGAAAGAGAAGAGGATGAGAGGTCAAAAGGGTAAGCCTCAGATTATATAGTCAGCTAACGACTTATAATTTCTTGATTAAGTc
This Populus alba chromosome 7, ASM523922v2, whole genome shotgun sequence DNA region includes the following protein-coding sequences:
- the LOC118040307 gene encoding alcohol dehydrogenase-like, translated to MSTTAGQVICCKAAVAWEAGKPLVIEEVEVAPPQAMEVRLKILFTSLCHTDVYFWEAKGQTPLFPRIFGHEAGGIVESVGEGVTDLKPGDHVLPVFTGECKECRHCKSEESNMCDLLRINTDRGVMLNDGKSRFSIRGQPIYHFVGTSTFSEYTVVHVGCVAKINPAAPLDKVCVLSCGISTGLGATLNVAKPKKGSSIAIFGLGAVGLAAAEGARIAGASRIIGVDLNSNRFDEAKKFGVTEFVNPKDHDKPVQEVIAEMTNGGVDRSVECTGSINAMISAFECVHDGWGVAVLVGVPNKDDSFKTHPMNVLNEKTLKGTFFGNYKPRSDLPSVVEKFMNKELELEKFITHEVPFSEINKAFEYMLSGAGLRCIIRMGA